The following coding sequences are from one bacterium window:
- a CDS encoding HDIG domain-containing protein, translating to MNRENALRLVKQNVKKKNLIKHMLATEVAMASLAKKLEEDAEKWALAGLLHDLDYDQTENDFPHHGLISAEILKDNDVDYDVIQAVRAHPNHEAFPPETKMDWALHAVDGLTGLIVAAALMHPEKRLKSLDTNFVMRRFGEKRFAAGANRDQIAKCEKIGIPLEEFVSITLEAMKSISGELGL from the coding sequence ATGAACAGGGAAAATGCTTTAAGACTTGTAAAACAAAATGTCAAGAAGAAGAACCTTATCAAGCATATGCTTGCAACCGAGGTCGCCATGGCCTCGCTTGCGAAGAAACTGGAGGAAGACGCGGAAAAATGGGCTTTAGCAGGACTTCTTCACGACCTTGATTACGACCAAACCGAGAATGATTTTCCTCATCATGGGTTGATTTCGGCTGAGATTCTTAAGGATAATGATGTGGATTACGATGTTATTCAGGCTGTTCGTGCGCATCCAAATCACGAGGCTTTTCCGCCTGAAACAAAAATGGATTGGGCGCTTCATGCTGTCGATGGTTTAACAGGACTCATAGTAGCTGCGGCATTAATGCATCCCGAAAAGCGCCTGAAATCGCTAGATACCAATTTTGTTATGAGGAGGTTTGGCGAAAAGCGTTTTGCTGCCGGTGCTAACCGCGATCAGATAGCAAAATGCGAAAAAATAGGTATTCCTTTAGAGGAGTTCGTAAGCATCACTTTAGAAGCTATGAAGTCCATAAGCGGCGAACTTGGTTTGTAA
- a CDS encoding metal-dependent transcriptional regulator, translating into MSYISSNLEDYLEVIGKLVTDGKSATVSAIARIMGVSRPSVTQIVSKMIEMGLVQHVPYGDVKLTSFGEEIAQKIARRHKLLFRFLRDLLNVPPDIADKEACEIEHSIGPETTLRLAAFVDFIDSFHGTPEWLDHFHEFLKTNELPSICLSCKNLVENKKKNGKIK; encoded by the coding sequence ATGAGTTACATTTCATCAAATTTAGAGGATTATCTCGAGGTCATAGGAAAACTTGTCACCGATGGCAAATCGGCTACTGTCAGCGCAATCGCCAGAATTATGGGCGTATCGAGACCATCGGTTACACAAATAGTCTCTAAAATGATAGAAATGGGATTGGTTCAGCATGTTCCTTACGGCGATGTCAAACTCACAAGCTTCGGCGAGGAGATCGCTCAAAAAATAGCTCGAAGACACAAACTCTTATTTAGATTTCTTAGAGATCTATTGAACGTGCCCCCTGATATTGCTGATAAGGAAGCCTGCGAAATCGAACACTCTATTGGCCCTGAAACAACATTAAGATTGGCGGCATTCGTTGATTTCATCGATAGTTTCCATGGAACGCCCGAATGGCTGGACCATTTCCATGAATTTTTAAAAACAAATGAATTACCCTCGATATGCTTAAGCTGTAAAAATTTAGTCGAGAATAAGAAGAAAAATGGCAAAATTAAATAA
- a CDS encoding T9SS type A sorting domain-containing protein: MRIIALLCFLASTCCLFAEIISFDNGLTEVAMDDSTGRFSMGTPDGDPYIQGFPSSVEGGYVVIRVEGSSYSNKPGIGTPLTLLDEGRIPEDYYMTIQWIRDPIRLWQKFYLMPEDSLDAFCNIELLAYNDDADSHAVGFKIFIDATVGDNINPILEFATGVQNTTCKFPGGTVPAYWTLYENSIHQDTSYALAQGVPFGNEMIYPDEVAFANASDLDIADWFYTFFPGDDLTDLAISFRWDNITLSPYSWYIVQIYYGGGYPSFGIKEINKRPNTLSLGHPYPNPFNAQVSVPFEIIEHPHFISWNIYNLNGRVVRHSEPEKLEPGDYKVSWDARTDYGQEVGSGIYLFTMWADGVRYSKRLIVLE, translated from the coding sequence ATGCGAATTATCGCTTTACTTTGTTTTCTAGCATCAACTTGTTGTCTGTTTGCCGAAATCATCTCTTTCGACAACGGCCTAACCGAGGTAGCAATGGATGACTCTACCGGAAGATTCAGCATGGGGACTCCGGACGGCGACCCATATATTCAGGGGTTTCCCTCCTCGGTCGAAGGTGGATATGTCGTCATTCGAGTCGAGGGCTCCAGCTATTCCAATAAACCGGGAATTGGCACTCCTCTTACTCTACTCGACGAGGGTAGAATTCCAGAGGATTATTATATGACAATTCAATGGATAAGAGATCCCATTCGCCTATGGCAAAAATTCTATCTAATGCCAGAAGATTCACTTGATGCTTTCTGCAATATCGAGTTGCTAGCTTACAACGATGATGCCGATTCACACGCCGTGGGATTTAAGATATTTATCGATGCAACAGTCGGAGATAATATTAACCCCATTCTCGAATTTGCCACCGGAGTCCAAAACACAACATGCAAATTCCCGGGAGGGACAGTTCCAGCCTATTGGACTCTCTATGAAAACTCCATTCATCAAGATACATCCTATGCCCTCGCTCAAGGCGTCCCATTTGGAAATGAAATGATATATCCAGATGAGGTGGCATTCGCTAATGCCTCAGACCTCGATATAGCCGACTGGTTTTACACCTTCTTTCCCGGCGATGATTTGACCGACCTTGCCATATCATTCAGATGGGATAATATCACCCTCTCGCCATATAGCTGGTATATTGTGCAAATATATTACGGCGGAGGTTACCCCAGTTTCGGAATTAAAGAAATAAACAAACGCCCAAATACCCTCTCTCTGGGTCACCCATATCCAAATCCATTTAACGCGCAAGTTAGCGTCCCTTTCGAAATCATCGAACACCCACACTTTATTAGCTGGAACATTTATAACCTGAACGGAAGGGTTGTGCGACACTCAGAACCGGAGAAACTCGAACCGGGTGATTATAAGGTCTCGTGGGATGCAAGAACGGACTACGGACAGGAGGTCGGCTCGGGCATATACCTTTTTACCATGTGGGCTGATGGTGTTCGTTATTCTAAAAGGCTTATTGTTCTTGAATAA
- the coaBC gene encoding bifunctional phosphopantothenoylcysteine decarboxylase/phosphopantothenate--cysteine ligase CoaBC: protein MAKLNNKKILLGITGSIAAYKDYEIVRALIKEGAAIKVVMSKNATRFVSPLTLETLTGNPITVDLFEKGSDKLAHINLSAWADIFLIAPATANFIGKTASGIADDVITSTFLVFEGKTIIAPAMNNHMWGNPIVQNNALKLREIGVEYAGPGKGFLACGDSGEGRLADIGDILFAVEKAFVNKPASTGKKILITAGPTREFIDDVRFLSNPSTGKMGSALARAFALHGADVVLVSGATETPSIPGVEIIQVTSASDMAEAVFKKANEANIIIMTAAVADWKPEKEPGKIKKGNKKTWKLELTRTKDILSELGRQKGDKFIMGFAVETENEIQNAKTKLKNKNLDLIFVNNPLVEETTFAANTNAGFLISKDSQVTIERLDKEELSMFIVETIRKMTA from the coding sequence ATGGCAAAATTAAATAATAAAAAAATACTCTTGGGGATTACAGGATCGATTGCGGCCTATAAGGACTATGAAATCGTCCGCGCTCTCATAAAGGAGGGCGCTGCAATTAAGGTTGTTATGTCGAAAAACGCAACGCGCTTCGTTTCACCCCTTACCCTCGAAACCTTAACTGGCAATCCGATCACGGTAGATTTATTCGAGAAGGGCAGCGATAAACTGGCACATATTAATCTATCCGCCTGGGCGGATATCTTCCTGATTGCGCCAGCTACTGCCAATTTCATCGGCAAAACAGCATCCGGCATCGCGGACGATGTAATAACATCGACCTTTCTGGTTTTTGAAGGCAAGACAATTATCGCTCCCGCGATGAATAATCATATGTGGGGCAATCCTATAGTCCAAAATAATGCATTGAAACTCAGGGAAATCGGAGTCGAATATGCAGGCCCGGGAAAGGGTTTCCTTGCTTGTGGAGATTCAGGTGAAGGCAGACTGGCCGACATCGGCGACATACTATTCGCTGTTGAGAAAGCCTTCGTGAATAAACCCGCTTCAACAGGTAAAAAGATTCTCATTACAGCCGGCCCTACGCGCGAGTTCATCGACGATGTTCGGTTTCTATCGAATCCCTCAACCGGCAAGATGGGCTCAGCCCTTGCTAGAGCTTTCGCCCTTCACGGCGCCGATGTTGTTCTCGTTAGCGGTGCCACCGAAACTCCTTCTATCCCTGGGGTTGAAATAATTCAGGTTACGTCGGCCTCAGATATGGCTGAGGCTGTATTCAAGAAAGCTAATGAAGCGAATATCATCATAATGACAGCCGCAGTAGCCGATTGGAAACCCGAAAAAGAACCCGGTAAAATCAAAAAAGGGAACAAAAAAACCTGGAAACTCGAACTCACAAGAACAAAAGATATTCTTTCCGAACTCGGAAGGCAAAAAGGCGATAAATTCATTATGGGCTTTGCCGTCGAGACCGAAAACGAAATCCAAAATGCCAAAACTAAACTGAAAAATAAAAATCTGGACCTTATCTTCGTTAACAATCCCCTTGTCGAAGAAACAACTTTTGCTGCTAATACTAATGCCGGCTTTCTAATTAGCAAAGACTCACAAGTCACTATCGAACGGCTCGATAAAGAAGAACTTTCTATGTTCATAGTGGAGACCATTAGAAAAATGACAGCTTAA